From Carya illinoinensis cultivar Pawnee chromosome 5, C.illinoinensisPawnee_v1, whole genome shotgun sequence, one genomic window encodes:
- the LOC122311978 gene encoding uncharacterized protein LOC122311978 isoform X2, translated as MRGIGGPLLCIGDLLSDLGDSDGAAPSRHPQTPLSSSPSSASSPNDTPQSQALALTKLFQEEYNHLNEALSGTDHSWTSLTLKLCSALETANKLVQATNSNVSLLSEKVGELEKIVKRGDSAIASAKAIHVSLNQKQGSFTGSQNIR; from the exons ATGAGAGGCATAGGAGGTCCGCTTCTATGCATTGGCGATCTGCTCAGCGATCTCGGAGACTCTGACGGTGCTGCCCCTTCGCGTCATCCCCAAACCCCTCTCTCCTCATCTCCCTCTTCAGCTTCCAGCCCCAATGACACCcctcaatcccaagccttggccCTCACCAAGCTCTTCCAG GAAGAGTACAACCACTTGAATGAGGCTCTCTCTGGTACAGACCACTCATGGACATCTCTAACTCTAAAG TTATGCTCTGCTCTGGAAACTGCAAACAAACTGGTCCAGGCGACCAACTCAAATGTGAGTTTGCTATCAGAGAAGGTTGGAGAGCTCGAGAAAATTGTCAAGAGAGGAGACTCTGCCATAGCATCGGCCAAGGCCATCCATGTATCTTTGAACCAAAAGCAAGGATCATTTACTGGCAGTCAAAATATCCGATAG
- the LOC122311978 gene encoding uncharacterized protein LOC122311978 isoform X1: MRGIGGPLLCIGDLLSDLGDSDGAAPSRHPQTPLSSSPSSASSPNDTPQSQALALTKLFQFSCIHYSRKHLILLILIQEEYNHLNEALSGTDHSWTSLTLKLCSALETANKLVQATNSNVSLLSEKVGELEKIVKRGDSAIASAKAIHVSLNQKQGSFTGSQNIR, translated from the exons ATGAGAGGCATAGGAGGTCCGCTTCTATGCATTGGCGATCTGCTCAGCGATCTCGGAGACTCTGACGGTGCTGCCCCTTCGCGTCATCCCCAAACCCCTCTCTCCTCATCTCCCTCTTCAGCTTCCAGCCCCAATGACACCcctcaatcccaagccttggccCTCACCAAGCTCTTCCAG TTTTCATGTATACACTACAGCAGGAAGCATCTAATTCTATTAATCCTGATTCAGGAAGAGTACAACCACTTGAATGAGGCTCTCTCTGGTACAGACCACTCATGGACATCTCTAACTCTAAAG TTATGCTCTGCTCTGGAAACTGCAAACAAACTGGTCCAGGCGACCAACTCAAATGTGAGTTTGCTATCAGAGAAGGTTGGAGAGCTCGAGAAAATTGTCAAGAGAGGAGACTCTGCCATAGCATCGGCCAAGGCCATCCATGTATCTTTGAACCAAAAGCAAGGATCATTTACTGGCAGTCAAAATATCCGATAG
- the LOC122308838 gene encoding pentatricopeptide repeat-containing protein At4g08210 has translation MDMKVHINSFSPLWGIMDLNHIAIVLRHCGRVQALNHGRRLHSDLIKTGVLNNVFLANNLISMYVEFCHLKYAHKVFDEMLERNVVSWTTMVSAYTGSGKPQEAIGIYNQMLEFGSEEPNGFMYSAALKACGLAGDLELGKLIHKRVSGGEFQFDIVLMNTLLDMYVRCGSLSDARSVFDEILCKNAITWNTIISGYCKEGLMEEAVDLFHQIPEPNVVSWNSIIAGFADNGSHLALDFVYMMHQDGLKLDGFTLPCALKSCCSHGFIASGKQIHSYVVRSGYESDYFSVSALVDMYSNFNLLNDARKLFDLYSGCNASACDSLALWNSMLSGYVVNEQYGAALKLVSQIHQLAVYFDCYTFGSALKVCIHLCNLRLGRQVHGLIVTNGYGLDNVVGSILIDLYAKHGNIRDALGLFHRLRKKDIVVWSGLVAGCARMGLGSLAFSLFKDMVNLGLDVDQFVVSNVLKVCSSLASIRSGKQTHAFCIKSGYDTEEVTVTALIDMYSKCGDIEDGLALFDSMPKKDTVCWTGIIVGCGHNGRSMEAIKIFCKMVELGLKPNEITFTGVLSACRHAGFVEEARTIFQSMKTEYGVEPQLEHYHCIIDLLGQAGYFKEAEKLIADMPFEPNKAIWCSLLRACGIHRNMELVNIITQHLLASSPEDPSVYVTLSNVYATYGLWDSLSKAREAVEEVGKREAGKSWIEIPG, from the coding sequence ATGGACATGAAAGTCCATATCAACAGCTTTTCGCCACTCTGGGGAATCATGGATTTGAACCACATTGCAATAGTTTTGCGCCACTGTGGGAGAGTTCAAGCTCTCAATCATGGCAGAAGACTTCATTCTGATTTGATCAAAACCGGGGTTTTGAATAACGTGTTCCTTGCCAACAATCTGATATCCATGTATGTGGAGTTTTGTCATCTGAAATATGCACACAAGGTGTTCGATGAGATGCTTGAAAGAAATGTGGTTTCATGGACCACCATGGTCTCTGCGTATACTGGTAGTGGAAAACCTCAGGAAGCTATTGGAATATATAATCAGATGTTAGAGTTTGGTTCAGAGGAACCCAACGGGTTTATGTACTCTGCAGCTCTTAAAGCATGTGGTCTTGCGGGTGATTTGGAATTGGGAAAATTAATTCATAAGAGAGTTTCTGGAGGTGAATTCCAGTTTGACATTGTTTTGATGAATACCCTTTTGGACATGTATGTCAGATGTGGAAGTTTGAGTGATGCCAGGAGTGTTTTTGATGAGATTTTGTGCAAGAATGCAATTACTTGGAACACAATCATTTCAGGGTACTGTAAAGAAGGTTTGATGGAAGAGGCGGTGGATTTGTTTCATCAAATTCCAGAACCAAATGTTGTATCCTGGAACAGCATCATTGCTGGTTTTGCAGATAATGGAAGCCATCTTGCATTAGATTTTGTGTACATGATGCACCAAGATGGTCTTAAGCTTGATGGATTCACATTGCCTTGTGCTCTAAAATCGTGCTGTAGCCATGGTTTCATAGCTTCTGGGAAACAGATTCACTCATATGTTGTTAGGTCAGGTTATGAGTCTGATTATTTTTCTGTATCAGCTCTTGTTGACATGTactcaaattttaatttattaaatgatgCAAGAAAGCTATTTGATCTATACTCTGGGTGTAATGCTTCTGCTTGTGATAGCTTGGCACTTTGGAATTCTATGCTTTCTGGATATGTTGTTAATGAGCAATATGGAGCGGCTCTCAAGCTGGTTTCACAAATCCATCAATTGGCTGTATATTTTGATTGCTACACTTTTGGTAGTGCTTTAAAAGTCTGCATCCACTTATGTAATTTAAGACTTGGTCGTCAAGTGCATGGTTTGATTGTCACAAATGGGTATGGGTTAGATAATGTTGTTGGAAGCATTCTTATTGATCTTTATGCAAAGCACGGAAATATTAGGGATGCATTAGGATTATTTCATAGGCTTCGGAAGAAAGATATTGTAGTCTGGTCTGGTTTAGTTGCAGGGTGTGCTAGAATGGGTTTAGGCTCACTAGCCTTTTCCCTTTTCAAAGATATGGTCAATTTGGGTCTTGACGTAGATCAGTTTGTTGTTTCAAATGTTCTGAAGGTTTGTTCAAGTTTAGCATCTATTCGAAGTGGAAAACAGACTCATGCTTTCTGTATTAAGAGCGGATATGACACAGAGGAGGTTACAGTAACAGCTCTGATTGACATGTACTCAAAATGTGGTGATATTGAAGATGGGTTAGCTTTGTTTGATTCTATGCCAAAAAAGGACACGGTGTGTTGGACGGGGATAATTGTGGGATGTGGGCATAATGGAAGATCAATGGAAgcaattaaaattttttgtaagatgGTAGAGTTGGGTCTGAAGCCAAATGAAATTACCTTTACAGGTGTTCTTTCTGCCTGTAGACATGCTGGCTTTGTTGAAGAGGCGCGGACCATATTTCAGTCCATGAAAACAGAATATGGAGTGGAACCGCAATTGGAGCACTATCATTGCATTATTGATCTTCTTGGCCAAGCTGGATACTTCAAAGAGGCAGAAAAACTGATTGCTGACATGCCTTTTGAGCCCAACAAAGCCATATGGTGCTCGTTGCTTAGGGCCTGTGGAATCCACAGGAATATGGAACTGGTTAATATAATTACTCAACACCTTCTTGCATCCTCACCAGAAGACCCTTCAGTATATGTGACACTTAGCAATGTTTATGCAACATATGGATTGTGGGATAGTTTAAGCAAGGCAAGGGAAGCTGTCGAGGAAGTGGGCAAAAGAGAAGCTGGAAAAAGCTGGATTGAGATACCTGGCTAA
- the LOC122308839 gene encoding protein FAR1-RELATED SEQUENCE 5-like, with protein sequence MDSNVSHIEDKEDTFCEPDGKEGDEGDNVVEEPKVGMIFSSEEEVRLYYTNYAKRMGFGVSKRSSNVGDDGRLKYFTLACVRQGTSRSKASNVLRPRSVEKMGCKAKINVTLTADGKYTLSSVVLEHTHALSPGKAIFFRCHKKLGDSIKRKREVNDAAGLKVRKNYKSFVHEAGGYENLSSGKKDCCNDMGKARRLQLSVEGVEALRNYFIKMQEKNDKFYYVIDVDNESQLRNVFWADARSRAAYDSFGDVITFDTTYLNNAYRMSFAPFMGVNHHGQLILFGCGLISNEDTETFVWLFNAWLKCMNGQAPSAIITNQDKEMQNAIATVFPRSRHRFCLWHVINKLSEKLGSHSQYEAIKCTIQGFVYDSLSCEEFEQNWKCLLDSYNLRDNAWLDWIYGERHLWVPVYVKNTFWAGLSTTQRSESMNYFFEDCVNSKSMPNQFVEQYNNALRRKVENENAVDFSSLGTAITCITHYPIEKQFQELYTNAKFREVQDEFKGLLYCCAALVTCEGAMYTYQVRDEVKGFEGFIKRTNFCVSFNDADFEVKCSCCLFEFRGILCRHALRVLTNLEKQLLPPKYILDRWRKDLKRRYTLVKSSYDDLSDSPAAQRYDRLTQYFAEIASQSSESEAICGELIRRLELFQSEFLHHRKKRDTSPLARQSEIWSMQSKSFM encoded by the coding sequence ATGGACTCGAACGTATCGCACATTGAGGATAAAGAAGATACTTTTTGTGAACCAGATGGGAAGGAAGGAGATGAAGGAGATAATGTTGTTGAAGAACCAAAGGTTGGAATGATATTTTCATCAGAGGAAGAAGTGAGATTATATTATACCAACTACGCGAAGCGTATGGGTTTTGGTGTTTCGAAAAGAAGCTCCAATGTCGGAGATGATGGgagattaaaatatttcactCTTGCATGTGTTCGGCAAGGCACATCAAGGAGCAAGGCATCTAACGTTCTTAGGCCAAGATCAGTGGAGAAAATGGGATGCAAGGCCAAGATAAATGTCACGTTGACAGCTGATGGAAAATATACATTGTCTAGTGTCGTTCTTGAACACACACATGCTTTAAGTCCCGGGAAGGCCATATTTTTTAGATGCCATAAGAAGCTAGGTGATAGTATCAAAAGAAAACGTGAAGTAAATGATGCGGCTGGACTCAAAGTGCGTAAGAACTACAAGTCATTTGTACATGAAGCTGGGGGGTACGAGAATCTTTCTTCTGGCAAAAAAGATTGCTGCAATGACATGGGGAAGGCGAGACGACTTCAGCTTTCTGTAGAAGGTGTCGAAGCTCTAcgaaattatttcattaaaatgcaAGAGAAAAATGATAAGTTCTACTACGTGATAGATGTGGACAATGAAAGCCAACTAAGAAATGTTTTTTGGGCAGATGCTCGAAGTAGAGCTGCATATGATTCTTTTGGCGATGTGATAACATTCGACACCACCTATCTAAACAATGCATATAGGATGTCATTTGCTCCTTTCATGGGAGTTAATCATCATGGCCAGTTAATCCTTTTTGGGTGTGGATTAATATCCAATGAGGACACGGAAACTTTTGTGTGGTTATTTAACGCATGGCTGAAATGTATGAATGGACAAGCTCCAAGTGCAATAATCACAAACCAAGATAAAGAGATGCAAAATGCAATTGCAACGGTATTCCCAAGATCCCGACACAGATTTTGTTTGTGGCATGTGATAAATAAACTTTCAGAAAAACTTGGATCACACTCTCAATATGAAGCTATCAAGTGTACTATACAAGGTTTTGTCTATGACTCCTTGAGCTGTGAGGAGTTTGAACAAAATTGGAAATGCTTGCTTGATAGTTACAATCTCCGTGATAACGCATGGCTGGATTGGATCTATGGTGAGCGGCATCTTTGGGTACCGGTCTatgtaaaaaatacattttgggcTGGGTTGTCTACTACACAGCGAAGTGAAAGCATGAATTATTTCTTTGAAGATTGTGTGAACTCAAAGTCCATGCCTAATCAATTTGTTGAGCAGTATAATAATGCCTTGAGGAGAAAAGTAGAGAATGAAAACGCAGTTGATTTTAGTTCCTTGGGTACTGCAATCACATGTATTACTCATTATCCTATTGAGAAACAATTTCAGGAACTTTACACCAATGCCAAATTTAGAGAAGTCCAAGATGAGTTCAAGGGATTGTTGTATTGTTGTGCAGCGTTGGTTACATGTGAGGGTGCGATGTATACTTACCAAGTTCGTGATGAGGTGAAGGGTTTTGAGGGTTTCATAAAAAGGACGAACTTTTGTGTTTCATTTAATGATGCTGATTTTGAGGTGAAATGCAGTTGTTGCCTGTTTGAGTTTAGAGGTATCTTGTGCAGACATGCGCTTCGTGTGCTCACTAATCTAGAAAAACAATTGTTGCCGCCAAAATATATTCTTGATCGGTGGAGAAAAGACTTGAAACGGAGATATACATTAGTCAAGAGTAGTTATGACGATTTGAGTGACAGCCCTGCAGCACAGAGATATGATAGGCTAACCCAGTATTTTGCTGAAATTGCATCCCAATCATCAGAAAGCGAGGCGATTTGTGGAGAGTTGATTCGGCGATTGGAGCTATTCCAAAGTGAATTCTTGCATCATCGAAAAAAGCGTGATACGAGTCCATTAGCCCGTCAAAGTGAGATATGGAGCATGCAGAGCAAATCTTTTATGTGA